The Arctopsyche grandis isolate Sample6627 chromosome 5, ASM5162203v2, whole genome shotgun sequence genome includes a window with the following:
- the LOC143912048 gene encoding ubiquitin carboxyl-terminal hydrolase MINDY-3 homolog: MPMISTQQINTASSDILTSRRGNSSAMGETDLRHNDHDIAGVKKLLWGDNIKEDVFRRWSQGFHFSHAEPSALVQNEGGPCAVIAPVQGFILKILLAEIPGHCFPDLTPEKTNSLLVRAVCNILAQSSSHSYKVVLLNRSRSPPGEEGCSNHPDNVDILNNEELSTEDAPDVRSEIFHSDTFHERLQVECFEGIQEVKQFYVRNFGVLTDKYGVLLFLYSVILSKGVENVKSELSDLSDPLIHAVYGYGSQGLINLMLTGRAVGHVWDDVQHVGGLLLCGIDRQPDVGFITIMEHMQYCTVGSFYKNPKNPVWVMGSETHLTVLFSYEKKLVSPETAAESAKRIFRSFDPDGNNFIQSVLLQDLLCAMDLVSDPEYVDIMRKKLDAENLGIILLNAFMDEFFSGQQRSMPDTFSLLHYNGLARSNIEGCVAYRNGSAVRLEGDLRAASEDPMLTCLQTKWPGLEVSWTGGKPPSLN, from the coding sequence ATGCCTATGATAAGTACGCAACAGATAAATACTGCAAGCTCAGATATATTAACAAGTAGAAGAGGCAATTCGTCGGCAATGGGAGAAACGGATCTCAGGCACAATGACCATGACATTGCTGGCGTGAAGAAGCTGCTGTGGGGAGACAATATTAAAGAGGACGTGTTCAGGAGATGGTCGCAGGGTTTTCATTTCAGCCACGCCGAGCCCAGCGCGCTCGTTCAGAACGAGGGTGGGCCGTGCGCAGTCATCGCCCCCGTCCAAGGATTCATCCTCAAAATACTCCTCGCTGAGATTCCCGGCCACTGCTTTCCAGACCTGACGCCGGAGAAGACCAACTCGCTGCTAGTTAGAGCCGTTTGCAATATACTCGCTCAGAGTAGCAGTCATTCGTATAAGGTAGTCCTTTTGAATAGGAGTCGGTCGCCGCCCGGCGAGGAGGGCTGCTCCAACCACCCGGACaatgtagatattttaaataacgAGGAATTGTCGACAGAGGACGCTCCGGACGTGCGTTCGGAGATCTTCCACTCGGATACATTTCACGAACGCTTGCAAGTGGAATGCTTCGAAGGTATACAAGAGGTTAAACAGTTCTACGTGAGGAACTTTGGTGTGTTGACTGATAAATATggagttttattatttttatattcggtTATTCTGTCGAAAGGCGTCGAAAATGTAAAAAGTGAACTGTCGGACTTGTCCGATCCGTTGATACACGCCGTATATGGATACGGATCGCAAGGACTCATCAACCTGATGCTGACGGGGAGGGCGGTGGGACACGTGTGGGACGACGTGCAGCACGTTGGCGGACTCCTACTTTGTGGAATCGACCGCCAACCGGACGTGGGCTTCATCACGATCATGGAGCACATGCAATACTGTACAGTAGGTTCGTTTTATAAAAACCCGAAGAATCCAGTTTGGGTCATGGGATCCGAGACCCATCTCACCGTCTTGTTCAGCTACGAGAAAAAACTCGTGTCGCCGGAAACGGCGGCCGAGTCGGCCAAGCGGATATTCAGATCTTTCGATCCCGACGGCAACAACTTCATACAGAGCGTTCTCTTGCAAGATCTGCTGTGCGCGATGGATCTCGTCAGCGATCCGGAATACGTCGACATCATGCGGAAGAAACTGGACGCTGAGAATCTCGGTATTATATTGTTGAACGCTTTCATGGACGAGTTCTTCTCTGGTCAGCAGCGGTCGATGCCAGACACTTTCAGCTTGTTGCACTATAACGGTTTGGCGAGGTCTAATATCGAAGGTTGCGTCGCTTATAGGAACGGCAGTGCCGTTAGGTTAGAAGGTGATCTTCGCGCTGCCAGTGAAGATCCGATGCTGACGTGTCTGCAGACCAAGTGGCCAGGGTTAGAAGTAAGCTGGACTGGCGGCAAACCGCCTTCTctcaattga
- the TORIP gene encoding torsin interacting protein, with protein sequence MASSPKISRRIENNGENVKKTDKLNDEQISTSSSSDNIEPEFSPTKTSSDCSSSDDDAFDHYELSKNEAKPASNIRGRESIHHKTNPKLPSSLPDSRQYKITRDVTDFSKSSTTVKSKPDTNPNTNQQSSPKETIKIPKPVEKRPSYLTGLAFLFFSICAFPYIIKQDNADTRISHPIEIRREIKTISSDYPIQNKDVWNQLLSGIQRLINQEKEPAIFFLVQWSEEHNTAFNIALAAGYVTARNLSYPEDVIAPVVLSPDILNHLDRGDLIDLYQKDLEISHVLIVRDIEKVSPHVAQDFRYYCDEDNPLVDKAIIFFIMNMENCAGVTLENIYKGPIKDTIGAVEKCLTDFWGSHDGLHSTILYPVLSRLINIVLPIQDVPKNTLIN encoded by the exons ATGGCTTCTTCTCCAAAAATTTCTCGGCGAATAgaaaa CAATGGtgagaatgtaaaaaaaaccgacAAATTGAACGATGAACAAATTTCCACTAGTAGTTCTAGTGATAACATAGAACCAGAATTCTCCCCAACTAAAACTTCTAGTGATTGCAGCTCGAGCGACGATGACGCTTTCGATCACTACGAACTATcgaaaaac GAAGCCAAACCGGCGAGTAATATACGTGGCAGAGAAAGCATTCATCACAAaacaaa CCCAAAATTACCTTCATCTCTACCAGATTCCAGACAATACAAAATCACACGAGATGTTACTGACTTTTCTAAAAGTTCCACAACTGT gAAATCCAAACCTGATACAAATCCAAATACAAATCAACAATCGTCACCCAAAGAAACGATTAAAATTCCGAAGCCGGTAGAAAAAAG ACCTTCTTATCTTACCGGATtggcctttttatttttttccatttgtgCCTTTCCTTATATTATAAAGCAAGATAATGCAGACACCCGAATTTCTCACCCGATTGAAATCAGGCGTGAAATTAAAACGATCTCTTCCGATTATCCCATTCAAAATAAAGACGTTTGGAATCAATTACTATCCGGTATTCAAAGACTGATTAACCAAGAAAAAGAGCCGGCTATATTTTTCTTAGTTCAGTGGTCTGAAGAGCACAACACTGCATTTAATATTGCCTTAGCTGCTGGCTATGTGACTGCTAGAAATTTGA GTTATCCTGAGGATGTTATCGCACCGGTGGTTCTTTCTCCTGACATTTTGAATCATCTGGACCGTGGTGATTTAATAGACTTGTATCAAAAAGATTTGGAAATTAGTCATGTGCTGATAGTGAGAGATATCGAAAAAGTCTCGCCACATGTCGCTCAAGATTTTAGATATTATTGCGATGAAGATAATCCGCTTGTCGATAAGGcaataattttctttattatgaaTATGGAAAATTGTGCTGGTGTCACgttagaaaatatttataaag GTCCTATAAAAGATACAATTGGTGCTGTTGAAAAATGCCTTACTGATTTTTGGGGAAGCCACGATGGACTCCACTCGACTATACTATATCCTGTTTTATCGCGTTTAATTAATATAGTTTTGCCTATTCAAGATGTCCcaaaaaatactttaataaactaa
- the mRpL30 gene encoding mitochondrial ribosomal protein L30, whose translation MSKLGQLLGLLGLKRGLQASAPLSLPVRHAARVRLPGGIKYYPRYPNEKDPEITPSKLFRVERIRNLRKLSDKERNSLKIFNLFQYGVKNIAIVKNTPRNNAALWKIKHLVEIKPITFPYGEPTPNDINHTVLRETGECIVTKEIAVDVKRIEAFEKYKSNPAKITNQTIERNCRLKWNDPWSGGF comes from the exons ATGTCGAAGTTGGGCCAGTTGTTGGGATTGTTGGGATTGAAGAGGGGCCTACAAGCGAGCGCCCCATTATCACTGCCAGTGCGTCATGCGGCTCGCGTTCGCCTTCCCGGTGGAATTAAATACTATCCCAG ATATCCCAACGAAAAGGATCCAGAAATTACTCCATCCAAATTATTCAGAGTTGAACGGATAAGAAACCTCAGAAAGCTTTCGGACAAAGAGAGGAATAGTCTGAAGATTTTTAATCTGTTTCAGTAT GGTGTGAAAAATATCGcaatcgtaaaaaatacaccACGTAACAACGCCGCGTTGtggaaaataaaacatttagtCGAAATAAAACCAATTACATTCCCATATGGAGAACCTACGCCCAACGACATAAATCATACTGTTCTGAGAGAAACTGGAGAATGTATAGTCACTAAAGAGATTGCAGTTGATGTAAAGCGAATCGAAGCATTTGAGAAATACAAATCAAACCCGGCGAAGATCACGAATCAAACGATAGAAAGAAATTGTAGGTTGAAGTGGAACGATCCGTGGTCGGGTGGATTTTAG
- the LOC143911851 gene encoding uncharacterized protein LOC143911851 — MSRGFVPTRAALAAASGASDFQLVTYKSYKSQKKNTENKTKTNMDDTVDKTDDRKGIDIKRARREIIKFGMTAFTSQEQQEAKVALAISLGAKPHRKEYKNYKLILEQKKKQKILEDSQKKLQQAGKDGLGKSIAKKKFVDNKHKSKGDLLMAYGKPTLQKSNNAKNKKMR, encoded by the exons ATGTCGAGAGGTTTTGTCCCAACTCGGGCGGCTCTCGCTGCAGCCTCTGGAGCTTCTGACTTCCAATTAGTCACCTATAAGAGCTATAAATCTCAaaa aaaaaatactgaaaacaaAACGAAAACTAATATGGACGACACAGTTGACAAAACAGACGACAGAAAAGGTATCGATATAAAGAGAGCGAGacgtgaaataataaaattcggaATGACCGCTTTCACGTCCCAAGAACAACAAGAGGCTAAAGTTGCTCTAGCTATTAGCTTAG GTGCCAAACCCCACCGAaaagaatacaaaaattataaattaatattagaaCAAAAGAAAAAGCAAAAGATATTAGAAGACTCGCAAAAAAAGTTACAACAAGCGGGGAAAGATGGCCTTGGAAAATCCATAGCGAAAAAGAAATTTGttgataataaacataaatcaaaAGGAGACCTATTAATGGCGTATGGAAag CCTACTCTTCAAAAATCTAACAATGCTAAAAACAAGAAAATGAGGTAA